Proteins encoded by one window of Methanobacterium sp. CWC-01:
- a CDS encoding pyridoxamine 5'-phosphate oxidase family protein, with protein MPGFPDEPLFPERSCTLQEDCLEVEGEIRRLLDSEPFAVLATQGEGQPYASLISFAITPDLKHLVFSTSRETRKYQLLSNSPPVALLVDDRSQRAPAINQISAVTITGKSRLMDYPATKWAALLLDKHPYLKSFLEAPSTVLVVVDIYRYFLVQRFQEVSEWNPNPD; from the coding sequence ATGCCGGGATTTCCTGACGAACCACTCTTTCCAGAACGGTCCTGTACCCTCCAGGAGGATTGCCTAGAAGTGGAGGGGGAGATCCGGAGATTACTGGACTCGGAACCCTTCGCGGTGCTGGCTACCCAGGGGGAAGGCCAGCCCTACGCATCCCTCATCAGCTTCGCCATAACCCCGGACCTTAAACACCTGGTATTCTCCACCTCCCGGGAGACCAGGAAGTATCAACTGCTTTCTAACTCTCCGCCGGTGGCCCTGTTGGTGGATGATCGTTCCCAGAGAGCCCCGGCCATTAACCAGATCAGTGCCGTGACCATCACTGGAAAATCCCGTCTCATGGACTACCCAGCTACCAAGTGGGCCGCCCTTTTACTAGATAAACATCCTTACCTGAAGAGTTTCCTAGAGGCCCCCTCCACGGTGCTGGTAGTGGTGGATATCTACCGCTACTTTTTGGTGCAAAGATTCCAGGAGGTAAGTGAGTGGAACCCCAACCCGGATTGA
- a CDS encoding PEP/pyruvate-binding domain-containing protein, with amino-acid sequence MEPQPGLIVALEDAARVGNELTGSKARNLSRIMGEGFRVPEGFCISTMAYQKFLRKNKLFQVIDQELSRKASAEMRWEEIWDASLRIRSAFLKAPLNDDIHTELLSWLQKYNDEESFSVRSSSPAEDSMKTSYAGIHDSYVNISGMEKIIEAVKLVWASLWTDRAILYREELSLDPLKSSMAVVIQRMEKRPVSGLAFTQDPTLAQDNMIIQAVGGLLSRLVDNVEEGEKWVIQRADGEVVDHYQPVGQTSPLLSPEELQGLVRDLLRIDEIFTYPVDVEWTGTGREFTVLQVRPITSLKDHNQERQWYLTLTPHFQQLQSLADRVEGELIPQLAEEGTRLSTQDTSHLSRMELARELERRALIYQKWKDIYWEEFIPFAHGIRNLGTYYNDLVKPDHPYEFLEIFKKQELLARERDEDFHQAAQILRDSSPQQEQVKTILNEGFRGEALLKEMAQIPSLACFLESFKELLDNHLDVSYQDQSLQSYPEIILDNLYHLSQQTPRTRLETSSDDFQEKLYQAAGESRREEVTEVLRIGRLSWKLRDDDNLLLGRVENQFLKILHQAVDILKKESRLEEGVKISPSDWPLIHQALLDEIFPLDLTPPPKEKNIPVPGFKPRQLVGQPSSPGMATGRARVITSLDDFSQFQSGEIMVCDAVEPQMTFLASLAAGIVERRGGMLVHSSIIARELGIPAVNGVSRATEILKNGDLLTVNGYLGLVVVGEPEFDLELQDLKRSGVGKL; translated from the coding sequence GTGGAACCCCAACCCGGATTGATAGTTGCACTAGAGGATGCTGCCCGTGTAGGGAACGAGTTAACTGGTTCCAAGGCCCGTAACCTGTCCCGAATCATGGGGGAGGGCTTTAGGGTCCCGGAGGGCTTCTGTATAAGCACCATGGCCTACCAGAAATTTCTAAGGAAAAATAAGCTCTTCCAGGTAATTGACCAGGAACTCTCCCGCAAAGCATCAGCTGAGATGCGCTGGGAGGAGATCTGGGACGCCTCCCTCCGCATCCGATCCGCCTTCTTAAAAGCCCCCTTGAACGATGATATCCACACCGAACTTCTCTCCTGGCTCCAGAAATACAACGATGAGGAAAGTTTCAGTGTACGTTCCTCCTCCCCTGCGGAGGACTCCATGAAAACCTCCTACGCCGGTATCCATGACTCCTACGTAAACATCTCCGGAATGGAAAAGATCATAGAGGCGGTTAAACTGGTCTGGGCATCCCTATGGACGGACCGGGCCATACTCTACCGTGAAGAACTATCCCTGGACCCACTTAAAAGTTCCATGGCGGTGGTTATTCAGAGGATGGAGAAAAGACCAGTATCCGGGTTGGCCTTCACCCAGGACCCTACCCTGGCCCAGGATAACATGATCATCCAGGCCGTAGGGGGACTTCTGAGCAGATTGGTTGATAACGTGGAGGAAGGAGAAAAATGGGTGATCCAGCGTGCTGATGGAGAAGTGGTGGATCACTACCAACCAGTAGGCCAGACCTCCCCTCTCCTCAGTCCGGAAGAGCTGCAGGGCCTGGTGAGAGATCTGCTCCGGATAGATGAGATCTTCACCTACCCGGTGGATGTGGAGTGGACTGGCACGGGAAGGGAGTTCACCGTGCTGCAGGTGCGCCCCATCACCAGTCTGAAGGACCACAACCAGGAAAGGCAGTGGTACCTCACCCTCACCCCCCACTTCCAACAGCTGCAGAGCTTGGCCGACCGGGTGGAGGGAGAACTGATACCCCAACTGGCCGAGGAAGGGACTCGACTATCGACTCAGGACACCAGCCACCTATCCCGGATGGAATTGGCCCGGGAACTTGAAAGGAGGGCCTTGATTTACCAGAAATGGAAGGATATCTACTGGGAGGAGTTCATACCCTTTGCCCATGGTATACGTAACCTGGGCACCTACTACAACGACCTGGTGAAACCGGACCATCCCTACGAGTTCCTGGAGATATTCAAAAAACAGGAGCTCCTGGCCCGGGAAAGGGATGAAGATTTCCACCAGGCAGCACAGATACTAAGGGACTCATCCCCACAGCAGGAACAGGTGAAAACCATCCTAAACGAAGGATTCAGGGGGGAAGCCCTCCTAAAGGAAATGGCCCAGATACCCTCCCTGGCCTGTTTTCTGGAATCGTTTAAGGAGTTACTGGATAATCACCTGGATGTATCCTACCAGGACCAGTCCCTGCAGAGTTATCCGGAGATTATCCTTGACAACCTCTATCACCTGTCCCAACAGACTCCCCGGACACGTTTGGAGACTTCTTCTGATGACTTCCAGGAAAAACTTTACCAGGCCGCCGGGGAATCCCGAAGGGAGGAAGTCACCGAGGTGCTGCGTATCGGTCGCTTAAGCTGGAAGCTGCGGGATGATGATAATCTCCTGCTGGGCCGGGTGGAAAACCAATTCCTGAAGATACTCCACCAAGCCGTTGATATCTTAAAAAAGGAGAGCCGACTGGAGGAAGGGGTTAAAATCTCCCCATCTGACTGGCCACTCATCCACCAGGCCCTGCTGGATGAAATTTTTCCATTAGATCTCACACCACCCCCGAAGGAGAAGAACATCCCTGTTCCTGGTTTCAAACCCCGGCAATTGGTGGGCCAGCCCTCCTCTCCTGGGATGGCCACGGGCCGGGCCCGGGTCATAACCTCCCTGGATGATTTCTCCCAATTCCAGAGTGGGGAGATAATGGTCTGTGATGCGGTGGAGCCGCAGATGACCTTCCTGGCCTCATTGGCCGCAGGGATAGTGGAACGCCGTGGGGGTATGCTGGTGCACAGTTCCATCATCGCCCGGGAGCTGGGAATACCCGCAGTGAATGGGGTGAGCCGGGCCACGGAGATCCTTAAAAACGGGGATTTACTAACGGTTAATGGATACCTGGGCCTGGTGGTGGTGGGAGAACCAGAGTTCGATCTGGAATTACAGGATCTTAAAAGAAGTGGAGTTGGAAAGTTATGA
- a CDS encoding bifunctional metallophosphatase/5'-nucleotidase gives MFISRKKLTLLQLNDSHGYLELHQELFWKGKYPHHRLVGGFARLKTLMDSVRREGPTLALDCGDTIHGTYPVVQSQGEAMVPVLNQMGLGAMTGHWEFAYGPPQFRKITSKLNYPMLAVNCYQEKNNKLVFPPYTILEEGGLQIGVIGVAATIVDKVMPPHFSGGIYFTLGNEELPGYIDTLRKKERVDLIVLISHLGFPQEVKLAGEVEGMDIILSSHTHNRLYHPVKVKNTIIIQSGCHGSFLGRLDLEVESRRVRNYQHQLLTVKEDILPDPVVEELVHRATGPHQEMLQERVGHTRIALNRNTILESTMDNLLLESLLASTAAEVAFSNGWRYGTPVPPGPVTMNDLWNIIPTNPPVSMVELTGREIWKMLEVNAELTFSQDPYQQMGGYLKRCRGVDLYLKIENPFGERVQEIFIQGKPLEPGKTYQAVFVTSQGVPSSYGRNREETDLRAVEALKHYVEDEKIVETPLEGNVVAV, from the coding sequence ATTTTCATTTCCAGAAAAAAATTAACGCTTTTACAGTTAAATGACAGCCATGGTTATTTGGAGTTACATCAGGAGCTATTCTGGAAGGGTAAATATCCCCATCACCGGCTGGTGGGAGGATTTGCCCGTCTGAAGACCCTGATGGACTCTGTCCGTAGGGAGGGACCCACACTGGCTCTGGACTGTGGAGACACCATCCATGGCACCTACCCGGTGGTGCAAAGCCAGGGTGAGGCCATGGTCCCGGTGTTGAACCAGATGGGTCTGGGAGCCATGACCGGCCACTGGGAATTTGCCTATGGTCCCCCACAGTTCCGGAAAATCACATCGAAGCTGAACTATCCCATGCTGGCTGTGAACTGCTATCAGGAGAAGAATAATAAGCTAGTTTTCCCTCCCTACACCATCCTGGAGGAGGGCGGCCTCCAGATAGGGGTCATAGGTGTGGCGGCCACCATCGTGGACAAGGTCATGCCGCCCCATTTCAGTGGGGGTATCTACTTCACCCTGGGAAATGAGGAACTGCCCGGATACATTGACACCCTCCGAAAAAAGGAAAGGGTGGATCTAATTGTTCTAATATCTCATCTGGGCTTTCCCCAGGAGGTGAAGCTGGCGGGGGAGGTGGAGGGAATGGATATCATTCTTTCCAGCCACACTCACAACCGCCTGTACCATCCGGTGAAGGTGAAAAACACCATCATCATCCAGTCTGGATGTCACGGTTCCTTCTTAGGCCGTCTGGATCTGGAGGTGGAGAGCAGAAGGGTGAGAAATTATCAGCACCAGCTCTTAACCGTGAAGGAGGATATCCTTCCGGACCCGGTGGTGGAGGAGTTGGTTCACCGGGCCACTGGACCACATCAGGAGATGCTGCAGGAGAGGGTGGGTCACACCCGGATAGCCCTGAACCGGAACACCATCCTGGAGTCAACCATGGACAACCTACTCCTGGAGAGTCTTCTGGCCTCCACCGCCGCGGAGGTGGCCTTCTCCAATGGTTGGAGGTACGGGACTCCGGTTCCACCGGGTCCTGTGACCATGAACGACTTGTGGAACATCATACCCACCAATCCACCAGTCTCCATGGTGGAACTGACTGGAAGGGAGATCTGGAAGATGCTGGAAGTGAATGCCGAGTTAACTTTCAGTCAGGACCCCTACCAGCAGATGGGTGGCTACCTGAAGCGCTGCCGGGGAGTTGACCTCTACCTGAAAATTGAAAATCCATTCGGAGAGCGGGTGCAGGAGATATTCATACAGGGAAAACCTTTGGAACCAGGGAAAACATACCAGGCCGTGTTTGTAACCAGCCAGGGGGTGCCCTCCTCTTATGGAAGAAACCGGGAAGAAACCGACCTCCGGGCCGTGGAGGCCCTGAAACATTATGTGGAAGATGAAAAAATTGTGGAAACTCCTCTGGAGGGAAATGTAGTGGCAGTTTAA
- a CDS encoding TIGR00266 family protein, with translation MIKHKIVGNAMQMVVCDLSPGEEVYCDAGKFLWKTSNMDMDTRFGTRKKTQEKKGFLDQALGTAIDIGKRSLAGESLAFVYFTPQGGDGLVAFAQMIPGEIKTFELDGTQDLYVQSDGLLAAESSLEFNVALTKKLGAGFFGGQGFILQKFSDQGSLFIGSCGNFIELNPADYGGTIHVDTGCLVAFQDTIDYDIQFIGGLDSRGIKNLLFGGEGIFFARLSGNGKVWVQSMNLSSLARTIVKSAGQPTAENRTDLGGILSGF, from the coding sequence ATGATTAAACACAAAATAGTTGGAAACGCCATGCAGATGGTGGTGTGCGACCTCTCCCCCGGGGAGGAGGTGTACTGTGACGCTGGCAAATTCCTGTGGAAAACCAGCAACATGGACATGGACACCCGCTTCGGAACCAGGAAGAAGACCCAGGAGAAGAAGGGCTTCCTGGACCAGGCCCTAGGCACCGCCATAGACATTGGGAAACGCAGCCTGGCCGGCGAGAGTCTGGCCTTCGTTTACTTCACCCCCCAGGGTGGAGATGGCCTGGTGGCCTTTGCCCAAATGATACCCGGCGAGATCAAGACCTTCGAACTGGACGGGACCCAGGACTTGTACGTACAATCCGACGGCCTCCTGGCGGCAGAGAGCAGCCTGGAATTTAACGTGGCCCTGACTAAAAAATTAGGTGCCGGGTTCTTCGGGGGACAGGGATTCATCCTCCAGAAATTCAGTGACCAGGGCTCCCTCTTCATCGGTTCCTGTGGGAACTTCATCGAACTCAACCCCGCGGACTACGGCGGTACCATCCACGTGGACACTGGCTGCCTGGTGGCCTTCCAGGACACCATCGACTACGATATACAGTTTATAGGGGGCCTGGATTCCCGGGGTATAAAAAATCTACTATTCGGTGGGGAGGGAATATTCTTCGCTCGCCTCTCCGGTAACGGTAAAGTATGGGTGCAGTCCATGAACCTCAGCTCCCTGGCCCGGACCATAGTCAAAAGTGCTGGCCAGCCCACCGCCGAGAACCGCACCGACCTGGGCGGAATTTTGAGCGGATTTTAG
- a CDS encoding alpha/beta hydrolase, with the protein MKKDARELLELIKNQVDLEERDPDKLRHNFDELYQSFPSTGPIKIRQEEESPAPAYWIVTPESSQEKVLLFFHGGLFNMGSTYSHQDLCQQLSLATGNSIFSVDYRLAPEHPFPAALEDCLDSYLWLVEEGFRPGDIVLTGISAGGNLALSTLLALKREEEDMPRAAVGLSPILDLTFPVVYQHLKDVEDWIDYDSLHKLMGSYRWGQNPGNFLLSPVYGDLEGLPPIFLQAGSCELLLCDVNRFRDQVIEREVQVNLEVWQGMFHAWQMFPSTLPEAEQSLESVGQFVRDLED; encoded by the coding sequence ATGAAAAAAGATGCCAGGGAGTTACTGGAGTTAATAAAAAATCAGGTGGACCTGGAGGAAAGGGATCCCGATAAGTTGCGCCATAATTTTGATGAACTCTACCAGTCCTTCCCCTCCACCGGACCCATAAAAATACGCCAGGAAGAGGAGAGTCCGGCACCGGCCTACTGGATAGTCACCCCGGAAAGCAGCCAGGAAAAGGTGCTGCTTTTTTTCCACGGAGGACTGTTCAACATGGGCTCCACCTACTCCCACCAGGACCTGTGCCAGCAACTATCCCTGGCCACCGGTAACTCCATCTTCAGTGTGGATTACCGCTTAGCCCCGGAGCACCCCTTCCCCGCCGCCCTGGAGGACTGTCTGGACTCCTACCTGTGGCTGGTGGAGGAAGGATTCAGGCCAGGGGACATTGTTTTAACGGGCATATCCGCCGGGGGCAACCTGGCCCTATCCACCCTCCTGGCCCTCAAGCGGGAGGAAGAAGACATGCCCCGGGCTGCGGTGGGCCTGTCTCCCATACTGGATCTGACCTTCCCAGTGGTTTACCAGCACCTGAAGGATGTGGAGGACTGGATAGATTACGATAGTCTGCATAAACTGATGGGCTCCTACCGGTGGGGCCAGAATCCCGGGAACTTCCTCCTATCCCCGGTTTACGGGGATCTGGAGGGATTGCCACCCATCTTCTTACAGGCCGGTAGCTGCGAACTACTCCTGTGTGATGTTAACCGCTTCCGGGATCAGGTCATCGAACGGGAGGTTCAGGTGAACCTGGAAGTCTGGCAGGGTATGTTCCATGCCTGGCAGATGTTCCCTTCCACCCTCCCCGAGGCGGAACAGTCCCTGGAGAGTGTGGGGCAATTTGTACGGGACTTAGAGGATTAA
- a CDS encoding cryptochrome/photolyase family protein has product MKAATVIFPHQLLRDHPGLEEGNPVYLAEDPLFFCDPQYRILFHKKKLLLHRASLKAYQDLLIHRGYEVHYLEYQPQTGMDYLFTNLQAEGVGEIHYCDPVDHALEERLHRHSLKYHIQTAPLDTPSFINSRKDLETYFKTRERYHLTTFYIEMRKRLDILLEGDKPAGKRWTFDKYNRRRLPRKMNIPPVKDLKPGLYLEEAEHYVEEKFPHHPGSTGGFIYPVTHQEAEDWLSDFLENRLAFFGDYQDAIHETEPFLFHSLLSSSLNLGLLTPGQVVEGVLQQDNIPLNSREGFLRQIIGWREFLRAVYIREGERQRTRNYFAHHKNMPRRVWNGETGLLPFDATVKRVHDQAYAHHIERLMILGNLMLLLELDPDEVYRWFMTFFIDAYDWVMVPNVYGMSQYADGGLITTKPYLSSSNYLLKMSNYPRGEWCDIWNALFWNFLDQHRDLVEKNPRLALLKGYLQDETRMVKHRRRAREFMKNLGEIY; this is encoded by the coding sequence ATGAAGGCGGCTACGGTGATCTTTCCACACCAACTTTTACGGGACCATCCCGGTCTGGAGGAGGGTAATCCGGTTTATCTAGCCGAGGATCCCCTTTTTTTCTGCGACCCCCAGTACCGTATCCTTTTCCATAAGAAGAAGTTGTTGCTTCACCGGGCCTCCCTGAAGGCCTACCAGGACCTGCTCATCCACCGGGGCTATGAAGTCCATTACCTGGAATACCAGCCCCAAACTGGGATGGATTATCTTTTCACCAACCTCCAGGCCGAGGGAGTGGGGGAGATTCATTACTGCGACCCGGTGGACCACGCCCTGGAGGAACGGTTGCACAGACACTCTCTTAAATATCACATCCAAACCGCCCCGCTGGACACTCCCTCCTTCATTAACTCCCGAAAGGATCTAGAAACTTATTTTAAAACCAGGGAACGTTACCACCTGACCACCTTCTACATCGAGATGCGTAAGCGGCTGGACATACTCCTGGAGGGGGATAAACCGGCTGGTAAGCGCTGGACCTTTGATAAGTACAACCGGCGCCGGCTCCCCCGGAAGATGAACATCCCCCCGGTGAAGGACCTGAAGCCAGGCCTTTACCTGGAAGAAGCGGAGCACTATGTGGAGGAAAAATTTCCCCACCACCCGGGAAGTACTGGTGGCTTCATCTACCCGGTGACTCACCAGGAGGCGGAGGATTGGCTTTCAGATTTTCTGGAGAACCGTCTGGCCTTCTTCGGAGACTACCAGGATGCCATCCATGAAACTGAGCCCTTCCTCTTCCATTCCCTCCTCTCCAGCAGCCTCAACCTGGGACTGTTAACCCCAGGGCAGGTGGTGGAAGGGGTGCTTCAGCAGGATAACATCCCCCTTAACTCCCGGGAAGGATTCCTACGCCAAATCATCGGATGGAGGGAGTTCCTACGGGCTGTTTACATCCGGGAGGGAGAGCGGCAGCGCACCCGGAACTACTTCGCACACCATAAGAACATGCCCCGGCGGGTGTGGAATGGTGAAACTGGACTTTTACCCTTCGATGCCACGGTGAAGCGGGTTCATGACCAGGCCTACGCCCACCACATTGAGAGGCTGATGATCCTGGGCAACCTGATGCTCCTCCTGGAACTGGACCCCGATGAGGTTTACCGATGGTTCATGACCTTCTTCATCGATGCCTACGACTGGGTGATGGTGCCCAACGTCTACGGTATGAGCCAGTACGCCGATGGGGGCCTTATCACCACCAAACCCTACCTCAGCTCCTCCAATTACCTCCTGAAGATGAGTAACTATCCCCGGGGAGAGTGGTGTGACATCTGGAATGCTCTTTTCTGGAATTTTCTGGACCAGCACCGGGACCTGGTGGAGAAAAACCCCCGCCTGGCCCTCCTGAAGGGCTACCTCCAGGATGAGACTAGGATGGTAAAACACCGCAGACGGGCCCGGGAGTTTATGAAGAACTTGGGAGAAATTTATTAA
- a CDS encoding thioredoxin domain-containing protein, whose amino-acid sequence MADEEKFTNHLKDEKSPYLLQHLHNPVDWYPWGEEAFRKARDEDKPIFLSIGYSTCHWCHVMARESFQDGEIGEILNRYFVAVKVDREERPDIDSVYMTVCQMMTGSGGWPLTIILTPERKPFFAGTYFPRESVGRGVGLKDLLLNVQDLWMDKRAELLDSARDIKSALEKLSQTQQGPLLDSEVLDQAYQSLKDNFDHDKGGFGGFQKFPTPHHLLFLLRYWKATGQEEAREMVEITLQNMTHGGVWDHVGFGFHRYAVDPHWLVPHFEKMLYDQALMALALTECYQATRKPLYRETAEKIMEYVLRDMRSPEGGFYSAEDADSEGVEGKFYLWSHQELSQILDPEEVELVEKVYHTTREGNYREESTGLHSGQNILHLEGPLENTASRLGLEYPLLKDKLDGIRLKLFTVREGRVHPHKDDKILADWNGLMLAALARASQVYGNQKYRDAARDCLDFVKNNLYQGGRLWHRYREGEVKVDGNLDDYSFLIWGLLELYQSTLESSYLELALELKETLLDLFQDPKGGGFYFTAQDAEEVLVRKKEAYDAAIPSGNSVAYLNLLRLATLLEGQELKRTALQLEMAFASSIKVTPTGFSMFLAGLQYRLGPSFNVVISGGEDDADTRKIIGGLRARYLPHVTLLLNAGEDIWLKSKVESLPSKISLEGRATAYVCGSGTCYPPTHQLEDVLRTVEKVDSA is encoded by the coding sequence ATGGCTGATGAAGAAAAATTTACCAATCATTTGAAGGATGAGAAGAGTCCCTACCTGCTTCAGCATCTGCACAATCCAGTGGACTGGTACCCCTGGGGTGAGGAAGCCTTCCGGAAAGCCAGAGATGAAGATAAACCCATATTTCTTTCCATCGGCTATTCCACCTGTCACTGGTGCCATGTCATGGCCCGGGAGTCCTTCCAGGATGGGGAAATCGGGGAGATCCTGAACCGGTACTTCGTGGCGGTGAAGGTGGATCGGGAGGAGCGTCCCGATATTGACAGTGTGTACATGACCGTGTGCCAGATGATGACCGGATCCGGGGGCTGGCCCCTGACCATCATCCTCACCCCGGAGAGGAAGCCCTTCTTTGCGGGGACCTACTTCCCCCGGGAGAGTGTTGGACGGGGGGTGGGCCTAAAGGACCTGCTTCTAAACGTCCAGGACCTGTGGATGGATAAGAGAGCTGAGCTACTGGACTCGGCTCGGGATATCAAAAGTGCCCTGGAGAAGTTAAGCCAGACCCAGCAGGGACCACTCCTGGATAGTGAAGTTCTGGACCAGGCCTACCAGTCCCTTAAGGATAACTTCGACCATGATAAGGGCGGATTTGGTGGGTTCCAGAAATTCCCCACCCCCCACCATCTGCTCTTCCTCCTGAGGTACTGGAAGGCCACCGGTCAGGAGGAGGCCCGGGAGATGGTGGAGATCACCCTGCAGAACATGACCCATGGTGGAGTGTGGGACCATGTGGGCTTCGGCTTCCACCGTTACGCGGTGGATCCCCACTGGCTGGTACCCCACTTCGAGAAGATGCTCTACGACCAGGCCCTCATGGCCCTGGCCCTCACTGAATGTTACCAGGCCACCCGGAAGCCACTCTACCGGGAGACTGCGGAGAAGATAATGGAGTACGTTCTCCGGGATATGAGGTCCCCGGAGGGTGGTTTCTACTCCGCCGAGGATGCCGACAGTGAGGGGGTGGAGGGCAAGTTCTACCTGTGGTCCCACCAGGAACTGTCACAGATCCTGGACCCGGAGGAAGTGGAGCTGGTAGAAAAGGTGTACCACACCACCAGGGAGGGCAACTATCGGGAGGAGTCCACGGGCCTGCATTCCGGCCAGAACATCCTGCACCTGGAGGGGCCACTTGAAAACACTGCCTCCCGGTTGGGACTGGAGTACCCTTTACTGAAGGATAAACTGGATGGGATCCGTCTTAAACTCTTCACTGTCCGGGAGGGGAGAGTGCACCCCCATAAGGATGATAAGATACTGGCCGACTGGAATGGCCTGATGCTGGCGGCCCTGGCCCGGGCCAGCCAGGTCTACGGTAACCAGAAATACCGGGATGCCGCCCGGGACTGTCTGGATTTTGTTAAAAATAATCTCTACCAGGGGGGCCGGTTATGGCACCGCTACCGGGAGGGTGAGGTGAAGGTGGATGGTAACCTGGATGACTACTCCTTCCTGATCTGGGGCCTTCTGGAATTGTACCAGTCCACCCTGGAAAGCAGTTACCTGGAGCTGGCCCTGGAATTGAAGGAGACCCTGCTTGATCTTTTCCAGGACCCGAAGGGGGGTGGTTTTTACTTCACTGCCCAGGATGCCGAAGAGGTTCTGGTACGTAAAAAGGAGGCCTACGATGCAGCCATTCCCTCCGGGAATTCGGTGGCTTACCTGAATCTGCTGCGCCTGGCCACGTTACTGGAGGGCCAGGAACTTAAAAGAACAGCCCTGCAACTGGAGATGGCTTTCGCTTCCTCTATTAAAGTAACTCCCACTGGTTTTTCCATGTTCCTGGCCGGTTTACAGTATCGCCTGGGCCCCAGCTTCAACGTGGTAATCTCCGGAGGGGAGGATGATGCGGACACCAGGAAGATCATCGGCGGGTTAAGAGCTCGTTACCTCCCCCATGTGACTCTTCTCTTAAATGCAGGCGAGGATATCTGGTTGAAGAGTAAGGTGGAGTCACTGCCTTCTAAAATATCCCTAGAGGGGAGGGCTACGGCCTACGTATGCGGCTCCGGTACCTGTTACCCCCCCACCCACCAACTGGAGGATGTTTTAAGGACTGTGGAAAAAGTAGATTCTGCTTAA
- the dmpI gene encoding 4-oxalocrotonate tautomerase DmpI, whose product MPVITIDAPPLSREQKAQLVKSFAETASEVMNLPVSAMVFIINEVEPENVGVGDILLCDRE is encoded by the coding sequence ATGCCAGTTATTACCATCGATGCCCCACCACTTAGCCGGGAACAGAAAGCCCAGCTGGTTAAGTCCTTTGCTGAAACTGCCAGTGAGGTTATGAATCTCCCGGTGAGTGCCATGGTGTTCATCATCAACGAAGTGGAACCGGAAAATGTGGGAGTGGGGGATATCTTGCTCTGTGACCGGGAGTGA